The DNA segment CAAATCTCCTTTTCCAGGATCCCCATGATCTCCTCCACCGACTCCAGCTTTTCCAGATTCATCACCAGTTCTATCAGCCGGTTCAAATCCGCTTCGGACATCAGATTCTTCACGTTTGCAACAAATTTATTCTTGATTTCCTCAAAGCCCACAGGATTTCCCGGCGAGCCCTTGAGGTCGTAGACCTCCGTCTCGAGGACACGGCCGTCCTTTAAATAGACCTTTACCTTTGCTCCGCGCTTTTTCGGATAGACGGCCTGTACTGACGGATCCTGCTCCACCGTCACCTTTTCAGCCATCTTTAAGTATTTCGGATTGTTCGTATAGTCCGGATTCAGGTGGCAGACGCCGAAGCCTTTTTCATAGAGGGCAATGGCGATGCCGTAGGCGGAGCTGAATTTCGCCTCGCCGGAGTCCTTCGGCGCCTTGATTTTCCCTGTCAGCGTGCACGCCACCTCGTGTGTCCCGACCCAGACATGATCCACGTCCTCCGGCTCAAAATGGTATTCTTCCATGAGATTTAAAACGCTCTCAATGGCCGGCTGTGCATGGCGGCAGGTGGGGTACATCTTGCTGTATGTGTCGGTAATCAGGTATGTTTCCCCAAGCCCGTCACAGACTGCCCCAAGATCCACGTTCTCGGATTTCGCCTTAAAAAATCCGTCCTTTCCCTCGAAGACGCTGACCGTGCCCTCCATGCCCTGCTTTGCCAGGTACACGGCTTCCATGCCGTTATACGCGGCATTTCCCACCATGACGCATTTGGAAAGCTGGCCTGTCACCGTCGCTTCCATGAGGCCCGACGCATAAAGCCCCGCAAGCCCCAGGGCATTGGCAAGCTGTTCTTTATTAAGCCCCAAAAGCTTTCCGGCAGCCGCAGCCGCCCCCAGGGTGTCGTCGTTGCTGGTGGGATGAAAGCCCTTGTCGATCTGGGCCGGGGCCATGGCGGCCGCAATCCGGTAGACGATGTCGTAGCCGGCCACCACGGCAGGGATGATGTCTTTCCCAGAAAGCCCCTTCTGCTTTGCGATGGTGAACGCCACTGGCACGACGACGGTTCCAGCATGGGCACCGGCGAATTTATGGCCGTCGTCCAGCTCTACCGCGTGGCCGAAGGTGGCGTCAATCATCGCCGCCCGGGCCGCGGGGAATTTCTCATCGCCCGTCGTAAAGGCGGCACAGTCCCCGGTTCCCATTTCCCTGCACGCTGTAAGGAACGGCTCTCTGTACGCCCAGTTTCCAGCGCCAGCCAGAATCGCCCCGATGGAGTCTAAAATCCGCTCCTTTGTGAGCGAAACAATGTCCGCCGGCAAATCTTCATACTTAATATCCGCAATAAAATCGGCAAATTTTTCTGTTATATACATGGCTTTTCCTGCACCTCCTTTAAAACGTCCCGATCCAGACAAATCCGTCCCTCCTTCCTCGCCGCGGCCTTCTGGGGCCTCATGGCCGGATACCCGACGGAAACACTGCCGAAAATGTCTTCCTCTTCTCTGAGTCCAAGCCTCCCGAAAATCTCCCGCACCACCGGTACGTCCGTGAGCCAGTGGGGCTGGTTGCTGAAGCAGGCGCCAAGCCCCAGGGACTCCGCCGCTATCAGGATGTTTTCCAGCCCCATGCAGCAGTTTGCCATGCTGTTGGAGTGGTTTTTCGGCGCGACGGCCGTGATGAGCGTCGGCGCATGGAAAATAAAATGGTAGCCTTCCTGCCTCGCCCGTCGGATGCCTTTTGCCATCATCTCGCCCTCCACGATTTCCCGGGAGGAAAGCTCGTCCCGGATCACCTGGTTTAATTCTTCCATAAGCGCAGGCGACTGGATTACAAGGAAGCGGCTGTTCTGGAGATTGCCGCCGGTGGGCGCATAGAGGGCACATTCCAAAAGCGTTTCGAGCTCCTTATCGCTTATCCGGCGCGGCTCATAGGCGCGGATACTGCGTCTGGAAAGGATGGTTTTTATGGTTTCATTCATACACACAATTCCCCTTTCATAAGAAAGCAATCCGGGACAGACTTCTCCGCCCCGGATCGCCGCAAAACAAAAGCGTAACAGTTCAGCCATACCATTCATAATTGACCGAGCGAAGCGAGGGATACTTCTTGAACGGACGTTCAAGAAGGTGAGGAACGCCATTGGCCGTCAAATTATTCATGTCGGGCGTCCGCCCTATATCCACATACGACAAAATGCTGCTCTGTGAGCAAGCTCCCACGCAGCATTTTGTCATATGTGTCTGCATGGCTGAACTGTTAAATCATATCTTAAAAAGATTGCAGAGCCCGAACACTGCCGCTATCGAGGTGGCAATCATCATGATAATGGCAAGGATAAACTGCTCCTTTACCAGCTTCTGGCTCAGCTCGTCATCCGGCGCAAGGCCTACAAACTGGGCGCCTGCCGTGGAGAACGGAGAAATCGGCGTTGCAAGGGCGCCGATCTGGGCCGCTGCGTAGAGGGCCACCACATTGACGCCGGTAGCTGCCGAAAGGGCCGGCACCATCGGGAACAGAAGCGGAAGCACCACGCTCGTTCCACTGGCAAAGATGCTTAAGAACGCCGCCACCAGACAGAATACCGGTGCAATTAAGAAGGTCGGGATGTTTCCGCCTTCAAACAGCGCCACAACGGCATCCAAAAGGCCGGCCTTTTTGGCAAGCTCCATCAAGAAGCACACACCGGCAATGGTAAACACCGTTCCCATGGGAAGCTTCTGAAGAACCTTCTTCGTGCTGGCCAGGTTCATGATGCTGGCAATCAGGGCGAAGATTATCAGGATGGCCTGCGGCTTGCAGAGCTTCACCAGGTTCTGAAAGAACGGATTGTCAATGGGCGCCAGCGTGTCGATCACGTTGGGAATCACCAAGAGGAAGAAGGACACGAAAATCAACGTCAGCGTCTTCTTCTGCACCGGTGAAAAGGCCTCCGGCTTTTTATCCAGGATATCCAGGTTCTTCGCTGTTCCTCCGGCTGTTTTCTTTCCGCGGATCAGCTTATAAACCACGTAAAACAGCACCAGGAATAAAATCTTATTGATAATAAACGTGGCATAGCTTAACAGATACGTCTGAATCGCCATGTCGGCGGCCACGCCGCTCTCCTCCACGAGGCCGTAGAGGACGACGCCGGTGCCCGTCCACGGGTTCTGGGTGCCGCAGTTGTAGCCGGTGTCGATGGCGAAAACCATGAGAAGCGGGTCGATGCCCACCTGCGCGCAGACGGCGTAGCCCAGAGGCGCCAAAAGCACGATGGTACCGGGGCCGGCGCCTAAAAGGCCGAGCACAAAGGCAATAAAGGCGAAGGCAAAGGGCAGTGCCTCGATGGTTTTGCGGAACTTATAAAGCATCTTGCTTCCGAGAAGCGTAAGCGTCCCGTTTTCCCTGGCAAAGCCGTAGAACATGGCCGATGCCAGAAGAAAGAAAATCAGGCTGTCCGGCCAGTAGCCGAACACGGAGGAAGCCGAAGCCCCCATGCCAAGGCATCCGATTAAGAACGCAAAGGCCATGGCGATCAGGCCCATGTTGATCCCGGTCTTAAAGCAGATACCGATAGAAATCACGATTGCAATGAGACAAAGCACCAAAACTGCTGAATCATTCATAAGCTGTATCCCCCACATCTTCCCTTATTTTTTAGCGTTCTCCAGGAGTTCATCCCAGTTTGCCGGCAGCTCGATCTTCTTGCTGGTCGGCCAGCCCATGAAGCCGTTCTGGGCGCCGATGATGACATGATCCCTTGCCGGGTCGCCGCTGATGATCAGCTGGAAATCATTGGGATCGGCTACCATCTGGATGAAGCGGTTCTCGCCTTTATCCGTCAGGTTCCCGTTCTCGTCGTAGAATTCCAGCTCGCCGTTTTCGTTGACCTTAAAGTCGCCGTACTCCTCGGCGGTTCCGATAAACTCCGGCCAGTTGCCCTGCATGACGCCTGTCTGGAACCGCTCCGCAAGGCGGTTGCTTAAGTTCCAGAGACGGAACTTCGCATTTCTGGCAAAGTGTTCCTTTACCATCTCCTTCGTGTATCCCTCTTTGATGAGAGAGTCCACGATAGTCGGTGTCAGAACCACGAGCGGCATCACGTGCTGGCCGCGGAAGAAGAACTGGATGAACATGTGGTTGTCTGCCATACGCTTTTCGATGGCCGTCAGGATGCCCTCTGCCGTCGGCCAGCCCACCTCGATGGCCTGCGTCCTCTCGGTACAGGTCATGACGGTAATCACGCTGTCCTCCTTCGCAAAGCCGCGGTCGACGCGGTACGGCTGCCAGCCGATGGACTCCAGATAGTCGTCGTTTTCTGCCAGGACGATGCGGAAGTTGTCGCCGTAGCAGCCTTTGTCCGTCTTATGGGGCAGGAAGCCGCAGACGTTCCGCAGATACATGCGCCAGAAGCGGCCGATGCTGGTGTTGGCCTGGAAGCCCGGTCTTAAGGCGCCCTGGGTGCAGTTAAAGTTTAAATCCTTTACAAGCTTTCCGCTTATGATAATCATGACCTCGGTGGCCGGCGTATGTCCCAGGTTTTCCTGTGCGAAATACGGGTCGCAGAGAGCCTCGGCGACGGCTAACAGCACCGGCATGTACTCGGGACGGCACCCGCTCATGACGCCGTTTACCGCCACGCTCCAGACCGTAGCCTCGCGGTTCTCCGGCTTTACAATGCCGAGCACCTCTTCCGGCTTCCGGTCGGTATATTTTAAGAATTCGTCCACCTTTTCCAGGGTCGGCGGCACAATCGGAAGTCCCTCGCTCCATTCCTTTTCCAGGAAATATTCGTTGACTTCCTCGTAGGTGCCGGAGAAAATAATATCCCGCAGGCCAGGCTCTTTTTTCTTCTTTGCGTCGGCCGGCTGGACGGTCAGGCCCTTAATCACCTGATCGAGCATGACGTCGACGGCATTCTGGTAGACCTTCTCGTTCTCCGTTGTGTTGACGTGGCCCGGATGGGTCGCGTAGGGCAGGTTCGGATATCCCTCGCCCTTGGCCGTAAAGCTGCCTGCCATCTTAAATCCATCACAGCAGAGCGTTACGGTGGGAATTCCCAGCTTTTCAACAAGAATACTTGCACGCGTCACGGCGGCGATACAGCTCCCTCAGCAGCCGACCCCGCAGATGACGGCGTCCACGCCGAAGTCCTTTAATTTCTGCGGCAGTTCCGCGAGAACCTGACGCTCGTTGGCGCCGTGGATTTCCCCGAACTCCCTCCAGCTTATGAGCTTGATGCCCGGAAACCGCTTCGGAAGCTCCGCTTCAAACGCCTCGAACATGATGTCGCCCTTGAACACCCAGTCCCAGAGCTCTGCAACCACTTTCCCCTCCAGGGACTTTAACCGCTTTGCAAGCTTCATGCCCTGTACGGTGCTTTTCCCGCTTGGCCACACCACATCGTACTGATTTGTGCTGCTCATTCTTTCTCCTCCTTTTGGTTTGTTTAGACTAACCGTCATATGGAACCATATCGGAAAAAAGCCATGCCGGCCGGCAATCTCACCGGCCGCCGGCTTCTTCACTCAAAAAATATCAGTCTTCCAGCGTGTTTAAATACCGCCCAAGGCTCATGGCTGCCGTCACGCCGTCGCCCACGGCCGTCGCCATCTGTGCCGGGGAATTCTGGCGGATGTCGCCGGCCGCATAAAGGCCAGGCATCTCCGTTCCCATGTCTGCGCCCACCGGAATCTGTCCTGCCGGCGTCAGCTCGATGGTGCCTTTTAAATAGGAAGTGTTCGGCAGCATCCCCACGCGGACATAGATGCCCTGTACGTCAAGGACGCGCTCCTCGCCGCTTTCCCGGTCGCAGACCTTCACGCCGTTCACCCACTCGCCGTCGCCCAGGATCTCTTTGATCTCCGTGTTGACGATCAGCTCGATGTCCGGATTTTCCTCGGCGCGGTCTAAAAGCACCTGGGACGCTTTCGGTTTCTCCATGAATTCCACAATCGTCACCTTGCAGCCAAGCTTCACAAGGTACAGGGCCGCCGTCAGGCCGCTGTCCCCGGCGCCTGCCACGACGACCGGCTTGCCCTCGCATAAGGGGCCGTCGCAGGTTTCGCAGTAAAATACGCCTTTCCCGGAAAGCTCTGCCTCGCCCGGGATATTTAAAAGCCGCGGATGGGAACCGGAGGCTGCAATCACGCCCTTGCAGGTGTAGGAACCGTCTGTGGTCTTTACAATCTTATAATTTCCCTTGTCCTGGATGGCCGTCACCTCTCCGGACTCCACCTCGGCGCCGGCGTTTCCGGCCTGTTCCAGCATGGCAGACGCCAGATCCGGCCCCATGACGCCCTCGCCGAAGCCAGGATAGTTTTCGATAAGCTGGCGGTTCATCATCTCGCCGCCCATTCCGCCTTTTTCAATAATCATCGTCTCAAACCCGCTGCGGCTCGTGTAGATGCCGGCAGCCAGCCCGGCGCAGCCGGAACCGATAATAATCACGTCGTAATCTGTAAACATAACCAAACCTCCCAAATACAGGGGCATATGCCCGTCAGTAAATGACCTTTTTTTCTATCAACTGCCGGATTTCTTTCTCTTTCATCCCGAGAAGTCCTCCGAACACCTTAAAATTGTCCTCGCCGATGTTGGGCCCCGCCTTAAAAACGCCGGCCGGTGTCTCAGAAAACTTCCAGGCCGGCCCCATGACGATCTGCTCGCCAAGCCGCGGATGTTCCACCGGGACGAAAAGCTCCCTGGCCTTTGTGTGGGGATCCGTAAGGATTTCTTCCGCATCAAAGGACGGCATGGCGGCGACTCCGTCCTTCTGGAGCCGTTCCATCAGCTCATAGTGGGAAAACTCCTTCGTCCAGGCTTCCATATGCCCGTCCAGCTCTCTCCTGTTTTTCCACCGGCTATATGCATTTCCATACTTTTCCCCATCAAGAGCCCAGGCCGGGTTTCCCATGGCATTTACAAGCGCCGCCCACTCCGCATCGGTTTTCACGGCGATGCTGATCCATTTGTCGTCTCCCTTGCAGCGGTAGACGCCGTGTGGCGCCATGATTTCATCGTCGTTCCCGCACCGCTTCTTCGAGCGGCCGTTCATGGTAAAATCCATGAGCTCCGGCCCGATGAGGGAGCTCATGCACTCTGACGAGGAAATGTCAATGTACTGGCCCTCACCCGTCTTTTTCTTATGGTAAAGGGCCGCAAGAAGCGTAAAGGCCGTCAGCGTCCCGACCCGCATATCCTGAACGCCGCTCATGACGTTGGGCTCGCCGTCCTCATAGCCGGTTAAGTACGCCAGGCCGCCGAAGGAAGCGAAAATCGGCGCAAACCCGGCAAAGCTCTTATAAGGCCCCGTGGAGCCGAAGCCGGAGGACTCCACCATGATGATGTCCGGCTTCACCTTCTTAAAATCCTCATAGCCGAGCCCCAGCTTTTCCATCTTCCCCGGCCGCATGTTGGCAATCACCACGTCACACTGGCTCACGATCTTTTTCGCAAGCTCTGCCCCCTCGGCCGTTTTGATGTCGAGGGAGACACCGAGCTTGTTTAAATTTGCATTGTTGAAGGTGGGGGAATAATTGAGGCCGTCAAAATTGTCCGTATCCATCATCGTGCCTTTTCTCGTCTGGTCAATCCGGACGCGGCTTTCAATTTTTATGACCTCCGCCCCCAGAAAGGATAACAGCGTGCCTGCATAAGGCCCCGCCCAGATCCAGCTAAAGTCCGCGATCCGGATGCCTTTTAGCGCCTGCTTTCCCATGGAAACCAACCTCCGTTAAATTAAAGTCTCTTGTCGTAAGCTTCTCTGGAAACCAGTTTCACGACATAATCGGATTTCGTGTGCAGGACGCCGTCCTGGTTCTCGCCCCAGACGTTGATTAAAACCACATGGTCGCCGTCCTCGTCCACGTATTTCTTTGCAACTTTGCCTTTGACATACGTCATATCACCGAAGAATACCATTCTTCTGTCCTGGGAATCCACGGATTTTACGAAGCCGTCGTCGCCCATCCAGTCGGTTACGGCATGGACAAGCATCATCTCGTTCTGTGCCCCGGCGGAATTTGCATACGGATAGCCGAAGATATGGGCCGCATGGTCGGTGTAGTGCCAGTCACGGCGTAAAATATATTCATTGGTCTCCGGATCTCTCGGATGCGCCTGAAGATGGTTTCTCATGACGGCCCACTTGATGGCGTATGCGTACGGATAGCAGCTCACCATGGTTCGGGCGCAGGCGTCGGATACGTCCACCGGCCCCTTGATGACGGTCGGGATTTCCTCGCCTTCCACGACGTCCTCCCAGTAACGGATCTTGGCGCCGCGGCGGTTCTTTCCCGCAAGCTGGTCGTCGTAGGCGGCATGGATCATGTCGATCATCTCGTCACTGTACGGCTTTCTTACTTTATCCTGGTACATCTTGGCTTCTTTCTTCTTTCCGCGTTTTCCCGGCGGCGTCGCCATATAAATATTTCTATGTACCTCGATGGCGGCCACCTCATCCCTCTGGTTGATGTAATAGCGCGGCGCGCTCTCGATAAACATGCGGTACGGTTTGTCCTTTACCTGCTTCTCTACAAAGCCCTCGTACTTGTCGTAGATGGTGAAACTGTCGCCGGGGCGGATCGGCTGCTTGTAAATGTGCTTGCTGCCGCCTGCCAGACGGGCAATGCCCGGGACACGGAGGCGTCCGCCGAAGGAAGAACCGAAGGCGATGCTGGTCTCGAAAAGCGGCGGTGCGATGAAACCGCCCCAGCGGGTGCTCTGAATGTAGGTGGGATCTCTCCAGAACGGGCTCGGATCGCCGATGGCGTCGGCAAAGTGGCGGATTAAATCCTCGGTTACATATTTATAGTTGATGCCTCTGACGTACTCGTCGTCCATGATGGCAAAGGACGGCGGCGGGAGCACGACCTCCCCGCGCCCCTTGTTGAACTCTTCCACCTTTTCGTCCAGGCGTTTGTTCCAGTCTTCGTCCGATAAATGATCCCAGTCATATCTCTCGTCATAAACTGCTGCCATGTTTGAAAGCTCCTTTCGCGTATAATTTTTTCTATGTGATATAAACTTTTCTATATTTACCAGATAACCTCGGCTTCCTTAAGCCGTTCGATTTCCTCTTTCGGCATGCCAAGCAGGTTCCCGAACACGTCGTCGTTGTCCTCGCCGAGAAGCGGGCCGGCCTTTCGGATTCTTGCCGGTGTCTCGGAAAATCTCCACGCCGGCTTCATGACCGTCTGGTCGCCGAGGGCCGGGTAGTTGACCGTCGTAAACAGCTCCCTGTCCTTCGTGTGGGCATCCGTTAAAATCTCTTCCGCACTGAAGGACGGCATGGCCGCGACGCCTGCCTCCTGAAGCATTTTCATGACCTCGTAATGGGTGTAATCCTTCGTCCACTCGGACATGTGGGCGTCCAGTTCCTTCCGGTTCTGCCATCTGCTGTACGCGTCGCCGTACTTTTCGTCCATGGCCCAGTCAGGATTTTCCATGACATTACAGAGCGCCTTCCACTCTTCGTCCGTGGCAACCGCGATGCTGACCCATTTGTCGTCGCCCTTTGTGCGGTAGCAGTTGTGGGGCGCCATGATGGCATCCTCGTTTCCGTGGCGGAACGGGGAGCGGCCGTTCATGGTGTATTCCATTAACTCCGGGCCAACTAAGACGCTTAAACACTCCGAAGAGGAAAGGTCGATGTACTGGCCCTCGCCTGTTTTCTTTTTGTGAAGCAGCGCCGCAATCAGGATGAAGGCGGAGATCGTTCCTGCACGCATGTCCTGGACGCCGCTCATGACGTTGGGCGTTCCGTCCTCGTAGCCGGTTAAGTACGCCAGGCCGCCGAAAGAGGCG comes from the Eubacteriaceae bacterium Marseille-Q4139 genome and includes:
- a CDS encoding MmgE/PrpD family protein, with amino-acid sequence MYITEKFADFIADIKYEDLPADIVSLTKERILDSIGAILAGAGNWAYREPFLTACREMGTGDCAAFTTGDEKFPAARAAMIDATFGHAVELDDGHKFAGAHAGTVVVPVAFTIAKQKGLSGKDIIPAVVAGYDIVYRIAAAMAPAQIDKGFHPTSNDDTLGAAAAAGKLLGLNKEQLANALGLAGLYASGLMEATVTGQLSKCVMVGNAAYNGMEAVYLAKQGMEGTVSVFEGKDGFFKAKSENVDLGAVCDGLGETYLITDTYSKMYPTCRHAQPAIESVLNLMEEYHFEPEDVDHVWVGTHEVACTLTGKIKAPKDSGEAKFSSAYGIAIALYEKGFGVCHLNPDYTNNPKYLKMAEKVTVEQDPSVQAVYPKKRGAKVKVYLKDGRVLETEVYDLKGSPGNPVGFEEIKNKFVANVKNLMSEADLNRLIELVMNLEKLESVEEIMGILEKEIC
- a CDS encoding nitroreductase family protein; its protein translation is MNETIKTILSRRSIRAYEPRRISDKELETLLECALYAPTGGNLQNSRFLVIQSPALMEELNQVIRDELSSREIVEGEMMAKGIRRARQEGYHFIFHAPTLITAVAPKNHSNSMANCCMGLENILIAAESLGLGACFSNQPHWLTDVPVVREIFGRLGLREEEDIFGSVSVGYPAMRPQKAAARKEGRICLDRDVLKEVQEKPCI
- a CDS encoding FAD-dependent oxidoreductase — translated: MFTDYDVIIIGSGCAGLAAGIYTSRSGFETMIIEKGGMGGEMMNRQLIENYPGFGEGVMGPDLASAMLEQAGNAGAEVESGEVTAIQDKGNYKIVKTTDGSYTCKGVIAASGSHPRLLNIPGEAELSGKGVFYCETCDGPLCEGKPVVVAGAGDSGLTAALYLVKLGCKVTIVEFMEKPKASQVLLDRAEENPDIELIVNTEIKEILGDGEWVNGVKVCDRESGEERVLDVQGIYVRVGMLPNTSYLKGTIELTPAGQIPVGADMGTEMPGLYAAGDIRQNSPAQMATAVGDGVTAAMSLGRYLNTLED
- a CDS encoding CoA transferase gives rise to the protein MGKQALKGIRIADFSWIWAGPYAGTLLSFLGAEVIKIESRVRIDQTRKGTMMDTDNFDGLNYSPTFNNANLNKLGVSLDIKTAEGAELAKKIVSQCDVVIANMRPGKMEKLGLGYEDFKKVKPDIIMVESSGFGSTGPYKSFAGFAPIFASFGGLAYLTGYEDGEPNVMSGVQDMRVGTLTAFTLLAALYHKKKTGEGQYIDISSSECMSSLIGPELMDFTMNGRSKKRCGNDDEIMAPHGVYRCKGDDKWISIAVKTDAEWAALVNAMGNPAWALDGEKYGNAYSRWKNRRELDGHMEAWTKEFSHYELMERLQKDGVAAMPSFDAEEILTDPHTKARELFVPVEHPRLGEQIVMGPAWKFSETPAGVFKAGPNIGEDNFKVFGGLLGMKEKEIRQLIEKKVIY
- a CDS encoding MaoC family dehydratase N-terminal domain-containing protein, which translates into the protein MAAVYDERYDWDHLSDEDWNKRLDEKVEEFNKGRGEVVLPPPSFAIMDDEYVRGINYKYVTEDLIRHFADAIGDPSPFWRDPTYIQSTRWGGFIAPPLFETSIAFGSSFGGRLRVPGIARLAGGSKHIYKQPIRPGDSFTIYDKYEGFVEKQVKDKPYRMFIESAPRYYINQRDEVAAIEVHRNIYMATPPGKRGKKKEAKMYQDKVRKPYSDEMIDMIHAAYDDQLAGKNRRGAKIRYWEDVVEGEEIPTVIKGPVDVSDACARTMVSCYPYAYAIKWAVMRNHLQAHPRDPETNEYILRRDWHYTDHAAHIFGYPYANSAGAQNEMMLVHAVTDWMGDDGFVKSVDSQDRRMVFFGDMTYVKGKVAKKYVDEDGDHVVLINVWGENQDGVLHTKSDYVVKLVSREAYDKRL
- a CDS encoding CoA transferase, which produces MFKDALKGIRIADFSWVWAGPYATSLLSYMGAEVIKIESHGRIDQTRKGSIMNGDNFSGYDSSPTFNNANLNKQGVTVDITKPEGAALAKKIVEKCDVVVANMRPGKMAKLGLGYEDLKAVKPDIIMLESSGFGATGPYKGFAGFAPIFASFGGLAYLTGYEDGTPNVMSGVQDMRAGTISAFILIAALLHKKKTGEGQYIDLSSSECLSVLVGPELMEYTMNGRSPFRHGNEDAIMAPHNCYRTKGDDKWVSIAVATDEEWKALCNVMENPDWAMDEKYGDAYSRWQNRKELDAHMSEWTKDYTHYEVMKMLQEAGVAAMPSFSAEEILTDAHTKDRELFTTVNYPALGDQTVMKPAWRFSETPARIRKAGPLLGEDNDDVFGNLLGMPKEEIERLKEAEVIW